GAAGACGCACCCGGCCGGCACCCGGCCGGTGCGTCCGTCGGGGGTCGGCTCGGGCATCGGCCCGTCGTGGCGCGCCACGCCATCCGGCGGCGCCTCCGAGAAGGTGATGGCGATCGGCGCTGCGGTGGGGTGCAGCACCGCCGTCAGCTCGTCGGCGAGCGAGGACCAGGGGGAAGCCATCGGCTCTGTCTACCAAGCCCCCGCGGAAGCGCAAGGGGTGGCCCGCTCCACCCCTACTTCTTGGCCGACTCGTAGTAGGGGTTCGTCCCCGACGCGTGATCGGTCACGTCGACGACCTCCGTGATCTCCGGCACCGAGTCCTTGATCGCCACCTCGATCCCCTGGCTGAGGGTGACCGAGGCCATGCCGCAGCCGACGCAGCCACCGCCGAGGCGCAGGTAGGCGGTGCCGTCCTCGACGGCAACCAGCTGGGCCTCGCCGCCGTGGGAGGCGATGCTCGGGTTGATCTGCTGCTCGAGGACCTGGGCCACGCGTTGGGCGACGGGGCCGCTCAGGTCGGCAGGCTTGGACCCGATCGACATCCCGACGGCCGGGCTCGGCGAGGGCGGCGGCGCCGGCCGGTTGGGGTTGGTGATGGCCATGCCCGGGTTGAGCAGGTCACGCGACATCCCCAGGGTGGCGCCCCGCAGGCGGTCGACGCTGTCGTGGGGGACCACGAGGGTGAGGTCGTCGTGCTCCTGCACGACGTCCTCGGCGGCGGCGGCCGACCGCACCTCGAAGTACATGTCGTACGTGTACTCCCCGCCGGTGGCACCGCTCACCTCGACCCACAGGGCCAGGCGGTCGCCGTCGGGCTCGCCGTCGCGGATGCTCAGCACCTTCTGGCGTGCGGGCTCGGTGACGGTGAGGACCGGTTGCTGCTCGTCCCCCTCGGGGGTCGCTGCGGTCTCGTCCATTGGTGCACCTCTCGGCGTCGGCCGGTGTGGGCGTCGCTCCCCA
This genomic stretch from Acidimicrobiales bacterium harbors:
- a CDS encoding NifU family protein, whose translation is MDETAATPEGDEQQPVLTVTEPARQKVLSIRDGEPDGDRLALWVEVSGATGGEYTYDMYFEVRSAAAAEDVVQEHDDLTLVVPHDSVDRLRGATLGMSRDLLNPGMAITNPNRPAPPPSPSPAVGMSIGSKPADLSGPVAQRVAQVLEQQINPSIASHGGEAQLVAVEDGTAYLRLGGGCVGCGMASVTLSQGIEVAIKDSVPEITEVVDVTDHASGTNPYYESAKK